Part of the Brassica oleracea var. oleracea cultivar TO1000 chromosome C8, BOL, whole genome shotgun sequence genome is shown below.
ACGGAAGAATACCAACGAGGTATAACCGAATTCATGGGGTTAGTTCACCGACAACCGGAAGCAAAAACAGGTATGTTAAGATGTCCTTGCTCTAATTGTAAAAATAGAAAGGTTATTAAAGAGTGGGATGTTTGGACTCATCTATATTTGAGTGGGTTTACACGAAGTTACAAAATTTGGTATCATCATGGGGAAACTGATTATGAACATGGTAGTACTAGCGAACCTCAGCCAGCGGTTAGATTAGAAGAACCAATTAGAACGGATGTAGATTATGGTGTAGGTACTGAGCAGATGGTAAATGATCATTTTAGAGGGGAAGATTTACCCAATGCAGAAGCTAGGAGATTTTATGATATGTTGGATGCTGGAAAGCAACCATTGTACGAAGGTTGCAGAGATGGTCATTCAGCTTTATCATCTGCTACAAGATTGATGGGCATTAAAACAGATTATAATTTGGCTGAAGACTGTGTGGATGCGATTGCTGATTTTGTAAAAGGTATTCTACCCGAGGATAATGTAGCTCCTGGTTCATACTACGAGGTTCAGAAACTCGTAGCTGGTCTTGGTTTATCGTATCAGGTAATAGATGTATGCAGCGACAACTGCATGATTTATTGGAGGGCGGATGAACAGCGGGTTACATGCAAATTTTGTGGAAAGCCTCATTATAAAGATACGAGTGGAAGAGTTCCAGTGCCATATAAAAGGATGTGGTATTTACCTTTGACGGAAAGGTTGCAGAGGTTGTATCTATCTGAACGCACAGCGCAACCAATGAGATGGCATGCGGAGCACTCAACAGATGGTGAGATCAGACATCCTTCAGATGCAAAAGCGTGGAAGCATTTCCAATCAAAGTATCCCGACTTTGCGTATGAAAGAAGAAATGTCTACCTTGGATTATGTACTGATGGTTTCAGTCCGTTTGGCAAGAGTGGAAGACAATATTCTCTATGGCCCGTCATTCTTACACCATACAACCTCCCCCCAAACTTGTGCTTGCGACGAGAGTTTTTGTTTCTCTCGATTCTCGTTCCCGGACCAGAGCATCCTAAGAGATCACTTGATGTGTTTCTTCAGCCACTAATATATGAGTTGCAACAACTATGGGCTCAAGGTGCTGAAACATACGATGTTTCGTGTAAAGAAAACTTTCAAATGCGGACAGTACTAATGTGGACAATAAGTGATTTTCCAGCATATGATATGTTGTCTGGATGGACAACGCATGGAAGGATATCATGTCCATATTGTCAAGATAACACTGATGCTTTCCAACTAAAACACGGAAGGAAAACGTGTTGGTTTGACTGTCACAGGAGATTCCTACCACCTGATCATCCATATCGTAGGAGTAGGAATTTGTTTACGAAGAACAAGAGGGTGTTTGACAGTCCACCTCCGGAAATTTGTGGGAAAGATTTGAAGATACAACTAAGAGATTTTGGTGCAGAAAGGACGCCAGAAGTCGGTGGACATGAGCGTTTTCCGGTAGATGCTGTTGGAGAACTACATAACTGGCACAAAAAAAGTATTTTCTGGGATCTGCCATACTGGGAGGATCATCTGCTAAGGCATAATTTAGATGTCATGCATATTGAGAAGAACTTTTTTGACAATCTCATGAACACGATCCTTAATGTTCAAGGTAAAACAAAGGATAATTTGAAGTCAAGACTGGATTTAGTCGATATATGTGCTCGTTCAGAACTTCATGTTGATGAAAATGGTAGGGCTCCTTTTCCCATATACCGACTTGATGCAGAGGGAAAAGATGCGTTCTTTGATTGGATTTCAAACGATGTGGAATTTCCAGACGGTTACGCATCAAATTTGCGTAACTGTATCGACAGAAAGGAAGGAAAGTTTACTGGCTTGAAAAACCACGATTGCCATGTAATGATGCAGCGCCTCCTTCCGTTCGCCTTCAAGGAACTATTACCACAAAATGTTCATGAAGCAATTGCAGGGATAAGTGGTTTCTTCCGCGATTTATGCACGAGATCAGTGACTCTTGAAGGTATTGAAAATTTGAAGACTAACATAGCCGTGATTCAGTGCAACCTTGAGAAGATATTTCCTCCCTCATTTTTTGATGTTATGGAGCATCTTGTTATTCACCTGGCAAGAGAATTGGAACTTGGTGGTCCTGTGCAGTATAGATGGATGTATCTGTATGAGCGGTATATGTTCCATTTGAAGAAGATGGTGAAAAATTTAAGTAGGGTGGAAGGTTCTATAGTCGCACAGATGATCAATGAAGAAACTTCAAACTTTGCCGAGTACTACTTTCCAGCAGAAGTTCAGACCAAAAACAGAAGACCTGCTCGGCATGATGATAGAGGCGAACGGGCAACATATCATGTTACGGTTCCAGACATTTTCACAGACGTTGGACGACTTAGCGGAAAACCAAAGGACCGTCGACTTACTGAGCAGGAGCGCAGTAATTTGCAAACATATTTGCTCACCAACTGCGAAGACGTTCTTCAATATGAGAGGTAAATAAATGAGCTTACAAATTTTTATTTTAACAAGTTGAAATTTAAATCTTAATTAATTACATTATTGTCATCATATACAGGATTTTCATGGCAGAAAAGCGGTTCGAGTATAGATACGCCACAGAGGACGAACTAGAAGAAATGAAGCAGAGAGAATTTACTGGATGGATGTTTACTTATGTGAGTGCTTTAAACAAATTAAAATATATTTTATCACATATTTATACTAATTCACATTTATTGATATAACATATATATATATGTGCTATTAATAGGTGTCTGCTGGTTTGGCCAGAGGTGAAACATTTGACGATTGGATACGTGAGATGGTCGTTGGACCAAACTTTGTTGTGAAGTCATATCCGAGATTTTGTACTCGAGGATATGCATTCACAACTCAGAAGAGGAGACGTTCGAGTACGACTTATGATGATGGCGTTTGTTCTGCATCAGGAGATGATGTATACTACGGACACATACATGAGATTTTGGAAATCAAGTATTTGGGCATGGTTGGATTGCGCTGTACTGTTTTCTATTGTGATTGGCACGACAACACCCCAGATCGAGGTGTGAGAACAGATGCATTTGGTGTTACATCAGTAAATTCGAGGCGAAAGCTGCAATATTATGATCCTTTCATTCTTGCTTCCCAGGCCGATCAGGTAATTAAATGTTAATTATTCAGAATGATTCATCATCATGTGTATTAATTTATAATTTTTCTAAATGTTACAGGTTTGTTATATCAAGTACCCCCGGGTAAGGAACAGAGATGATCCATGGGTTACTGTTACAAGACTCAACCCGAGAGGCCGAGTTCAGGGAAGTTCTGAGCTGGAAGACCCACTACAACCAAGCACATCCGGCAACTGTAGTGCAGCAGAAAATTTAGCTGGAGTTGGCCTTGTAGTCGATTTAACCGACTTTGGAGAGGAAGCCGTCGTTCACGTAGAGGATGAACCAGTAATTGGAGAGTTTCACCAAGATCCAGATTCAGATTCATCTAGTGATGATGACTCGGAAACAGAATATCATTGATTTTTTTTATTTTTTTTAAAGAAATACCGAGGAAATTCCGAGGAACACTTGATATAACCTCTTTCCTCGAATAATAGTTATTTGGTTTATCTAGCAAGGCAAAGCTGAATACGAATTAAAAACTACTCAGAACACAACCAAATAAAACGAAGAAACCATGTAAAAGAAATACAAACTCATAATTAAGAAACCCAAAAAAAAACTCAGTTCAAAATTAACAGAAAATAAGACCATAAAACGTTAGAATAGAAAAGAAAATAAAATAGCCGGTGATAGCTCCTACTCCTCGTCTCCTGCTCCAGATGTTCCGCATCATTGGGTCTCTTGGACCTTCGGTATTTCCTTGGAAAATTCCGACGGAATTCCGACGGATATTTTAGTATCCGTCGGAATTTCCNNNNNNNNNNNNNNNNNNNNNNNNNNNNNNNNNNNNNNNNNNNNNNNNNNNNNNNNNNNNNNNNNNNNNNNNNNNNNNNNNNTATCCGTCGGACCCTAGGTTTTATAACCACGAGCCGCTTCTTCTTCCCCATTTCTCTCTTCTTCCTCTGCGCGGCTCCTCTCTCCTCTCCGGTGATTTCCCCCTGAATTACGACGATATCTCCGGCGATCTCCCCATTCTCTTACACAAATCATGTAAGGACCCTATCCCACTCTCTTAGGTTCTATTTGTTAGGTTTTTGTGTAGATTTGATAGATTTTTGTTAGGNNNNNNNNNNNNNNNNNNNNNNNNNNNNNNNNNNNNNNNNNNNNNNNNNNNNNNNNNNNNNNNNNNNNNNNNNNNNNNNNNNNNNNNNNNNNNNNNNNNNNNNNTTTTTTTGTATTTATAAAATCGATTTTTGTATATAAATTCGATTTTTTTGTATAAATTTGATTTTCGTATTTTACAAAACTATTTTTGTATATAAAATCAATTTTTTGGATTTTACAAAACGTTTTTTGTATATAAAATCGATTTTTTGGATTTTACAAAACATTTTTAATATCTATAAAACTTTTTTTGTGATTAAAAACTATTATTTGGGATTTTATTTTTTTAAAAAATATATATATATATTTATATTATATAAATTTCTATATTTATTAAAAAAATTTAATATCTATAAAACTTTTTTTATGATTAAAAATTATTATTTGGGATTAAAAAAAAAAAAATATATATATATATATATTATATAAATTTCAATATTTATTAAACTTTTTTAATATCTATAAAAAAAATTTTGTGATTAAAAACTATTATTTGCGATTTTTTTTTTTAAAAAAAATATATATATATTTATATTATATAAATATTGGATTTTATAAAACATTTTTAATATCTATAAAACTTTTTTGTGATTAAAAACTATTATTTGGGATTTAAATATATATATATATATATATATATATTATAAATTTCTATATTTATTAATTTTTTAATTTCTATAAAACTTCTTTGTTGATTAAAAACTATTATTTGTGATTTTTTTTTTAAAAACAAAAAATATATATATATATATTTATATTATATAAATTTCTATATTTATTAATTTTTTAATTTCTATAAAACTTCTTTGTTGATTAAAAACTATTATTTGTGATTTTTTTTTTAAAAACAAAAAATATATATATATATATTTATATTATATAAATTTCTATATTTATTAAAAAAATTTAATATCTATAAAACTTTTTTTATGATTAAAAATTATTATTTGGGATTAAAAAAAAAAAAATATATATATATATATATTATATAAATTTCAATATTTATTAAACTTTTTTAATATCTATAAAAAAAATTTTGTGATTAAAAACTATTATTTGCGATTTTTTTTTTTAAAAAAAATATATATATATTTATATTATATAAATATCTATATTTATTAAACATTTTTAATATCTATAAAACTTTTTTGTGATTAAAAACTATTATATGGGATTTTTTTTAAAAAAAAAAAATTAATTTATATATTTCTATATTTATTAAATATATTTTTTTTAATTTACAGGTCTCATGATGATCAGACTCAGCCTCGACAACGTCGTGGTCGTGGTGGTACGGGAAGCCATTCTCGGGATTCCAGCCATTTTCAGGATTCTCCTTTGCCCCACAGCTCCTACCATACATCTCCCTCTGCTGCACCCGCTTCTGCTCCTCTCGTTCCCGCTGCTGCAGCCGCTCCTGCTCCTCCGGGTCCTCCGGGCGTGATGAGTGTTGCGGCGTTGGTTCGACAGCCTGGTCGTGACCATCTTTCCAATCTCACTCTGTATCCACATGGACGGGGTCAAACATGGTAATTAAACNNNNNNNNNNNNNNNNNNNNNNNNNNNNNNNNNNNNNNNNNNNNNNNNNNNNNNNNNNNNNNNNNNNNNNNNNNNNNNNNNNNNNNNNNNNNNNNNNNNNNNNNNNNNNNNNNNNNNNNNNNNNNNNNNNNNNNNNNNNNNNNNNNNNNNNNNNNNNNNNNNNNNNNNNNNNNNNNNNNNNNNNNNNNNNNNNNNNNNNNNNNNNNNNNNNNNNNNNNNNNNNNNNNNNNNNNNNNNNNNNNNNNNNNNNNNNNNNNNNNNNNNNNNNNNNNNNNNNNNNNNNNNNNNNNNNNNNNNNNNNNNNNNNNNNNNNNNNNNNNNNNNNNNNNNNNNNNNNNNNNNNNNNNNNCCCCCGTTCCTCGGAATATACCGAGAGACATTTTCCTCGGAATATACCGAGGGAAATGTTCCTCAGAATATTCCGAGGGACACCGTTCCTCGGAATTTTCCGAGGGACACTTTCCTCGGAATCTTCCGATGAAAATTCCGAGGAACATTTCGTCGGAACTTCCGAGGATTGGACCATCGGAAAATCCATCGAAATATCCCGAGGAAGCTCTCCCTCGGTATATTCCGAGGAGCTTTCCGACGAACATGTGGTCCTCGGAATTTCCTCGGAAATTTGTTTCCTCGGAATTCCGTCGGAAAATTCTGAGGGATTTCCGAGGAATAATGAATTTCTGAGGAGTTATTTCCGAGGACTTGTTTCGTCGGTATTATTTCCGAGGATTTGTTTCGTCGGTATGTCGTCGGAATAACGTTATTCCGACGACATACCGACGATTTTTTCCCTCACTATGTCGTTGTTTTCTTGTATTGGAAGTAGAAATCAATGGCTGGATTTCAGTCGACAGAAGCCAATAGTGACGTGGAAGTGACATGGAGAACTGAAACTCTATGATTGGTGGATCTTTTAAACCAATGTGGACATTCTTTCTGCGCAGCTTATTTTCCTTTCAGTATAGTATATATATATATATATATAGATTCTCTTTTTTTTCTGAGAAGGTAAAAAGGATACATGACTCCTTATTGTTATACTCTTGATGATTATCATTCAAAGCTTCACTCTCTTCTATGAAAATAAATGGTCCTTAGAAGTTCCTCGACGTGACAGCACTTAAAGGACGATTGCTCTTATGTTTTACCTTTAAAGGGGGTCCCTTCTTATTTGTGATCGGATCTTTATTATCTCTATTCACATGACTTGTCGGATCATCTCATGTGTCCTGAATTTAAACACGAAGTCATTGTACCCTTTATAACTTAAAGGCCACAAGAAAAGTTCAAACCTTACTAGACAAGACCAAACATCTCACCCAAAGTAGAAACCAAAAGTTATGAAAATGAGATTGACAGATCATTCACACCAATCATAAACAAGCCCTTAACGTTATACATTCCAAATGCAAGATATACACATACATATCAAATGATCACACATACGTATACGTACCAAACGACTAAAAGAACATTGAATAAAATCAAAACCCCCAAGAATCAAATCATATTTTTAACCACTAGAACCTTGTGTTTGATGGTCGGATATCGAGTTCTTGAGTCCAAGCTCTCTGGTCTTGTACATGAAGACTCCAATATGTTTGAGCCAATACATCAGGATCCATTCCCATCACTCCCGAGCTTTCACCTTCTCCTTCTCCATCTTGGCCTCCAGTATTGAATGATTGCTCTGCGACCGTTCCTCTCGGTGCGATGTTTCTTTCTCTGAAAGCAAATTTGGAAAGATTTTATCGTATCCGACGCTATTTTTTTTTCCTTTCCAAATGCTTAATGTGCCAATCTGTCAATAGTGTGGACCTTTGCAGTGTGGGGGACTCTAATAAAAGTTCTCCCCTTTTCCGTCGCTCACCATAAATTTCGAGATTCAAGAAATGTATGCTAAATATTAAAAAAAATGGCTTCGAATTAAAAAAAAAAATATTAGGGAAGAACAAATGGAACCACACCATACATACACGGTAAATATGAATCTATTAAACAATTTTATTTTAATGATAAAGTTCGATAAGAAAACAGAGATTCTTGATAATTTTTTGAGGTAGAATCTTGTCGGTTTGGATCAGAATCATGCCGTTTGTGGAAGCTATATAAAGTCTAAAATCCCTTTTTACATTCTGGTTCTTATTTCATCTTCTATTATTTTCCTTATTTTTATAGAAATATATATATAATTGGAGGAAAACGATCATATAGTTACGTACCTTGGAGGTCCAACTACACCGTCGATGATAACATGAGCCACATGTATTCCAAAAGCTTGATATTCTCTTGCCAAGCATTGAGAAAGAGCCCTCAACGCAAATTTTCCACAGCCTGTTCCAAATTCAAATATTTCTTTACTGGATAATCAGTTTCTATAAGAATATTTATTTTTACAAATAAAATAGTCTAAAGAGAATTACATAGCTCGGAGAAACCCGCAACGCCATTCAATGACGCCGAGCAACCGCTGAAGAGTATTGTTCCTTTCCCTTTATCCATCATTCCCGGAATAACCTTTTTGTACGATACCAATACTATTAAATTAGGAACATGTCCAATTGATAAAAGTATGATCCAACTATTTTAATACAATTATTAAAACCTCTTATTAATCATTTAAGATAAATATTATACAAAGAAAAACATATGTATAACTAAAAACATAAATATAAAAATTAAATTTCAACAAAAATGTAAAACAAAAAATATAACCGCCCTTTTAAGGACGGGTCAAAATCTAGTTAAACAAATAAAGTTAAATAAAATAAATACTGATGTAAAATATATAACAGTTTTTTTTTTGTCAACATATAACTGTTCAAAATGTATAAATCACTCAATATTATATATACCCTACAAACTAAAGCTAATCACACACACACACACAAAACAGTATTTTAAAATAAATTATACACAACTAGTACGCCAAACACTTGACAAAAAACAAGTGCATCAGCAAATGATTAGTTCTATCAAAATGTCCAAATCACTCACTCCAGGCTGCAGGTTACTCGCAGAAAATAAAATCAGTAGTTTATACACACAACTAGTATGCATCAACAATTTGAATAAATCTATATAAAAATATCATAGTTACGAGAGAAATGATCTTATTCATTTTCGCAAAAAATATTAAAGTCTGATAGACCTTGATCACTCCAGCAATATTAACAAGTACTCTTTTAACATAAGTGGATAAAGTATGGTTCGAAACACATGATCATGAAATGCTAACCTTGCTTGAAAAGATAGTTAAAAAAATCCCATAAAATTCATAAATAATGTAAAAGTCGTTTCAGTACTTTTATCAAGATTTGGACAAACGTATACCTGTTGGGCGCACAGAAATGCAGCGAAGACAGAAACGGAAATTGAGGTTTGGAAAGATTGGAACGGAACGTGGGTGAATGAAGTTGGATGGTGGCTTGGGTAAGAAGAAGAAGAATGATAAGCATTGTACACCAAAACCTCCACAAACCCTAAAGACAGCACACCTTCAAAGGCTTCTCTTACGCTTCTTGGATCCGCACAATCAATTCTTATAGCAAAAACTTGCGCTTTCTCTTCTCTCGCTATCTCTTCTGCCACTCTAGATAACCTACCTGCAAAATGTAACTGACCATATCAAGAAAGTGGTTAAAGTTTTATATTTCTATTTAGTATATAGTGACGATGAGTGCAACATTTTGTGATTTATATAAGTTTATGGTTGTGACTAGTAAAAAAACTTGAGTAAGAAAGAAGAGAGAATGAATTAAGAAGAAATAAGCTTTAAAGCGGACTAATACAAACTAAAATTGTTAATAAGATTAAGTGTAAACCAGTTACATACATTATTTTTTATCATCGAACATGTAGAGTAAAAGACTAAAAGTGTAATCGTTTCAACTATTTTTGTCGAATAGAAACTGAAATATGTTTTTATGTAAATAAATAAGTTTCCACTCATCAACTTGTTCTAAAAAGCTGCACCGCAACTGGTAAAGCTTCTTGGATGTTTTGATCTTTATTTCTTAAGAAGTTATAACTTAATAGATGGAGTTTGGAAAAACAATAGTTATATGTCTTAAGGAATGAAAAAAAGAGTAACTGAATTCAAACAAACTATTTACACTGAAAATTTCTCTGTGATGTATTAGTTACAAACCACTGTAATTCAAAAGTCAAACTTACACTATAAACTCGAGAAACAAATATGAAATCTTTCTAACACAAAATTTACATTAAGAAAATTGTAAGAATGCACATTTTGACTATACGTGTGTGTGTGAA
Proteins encoded:
- the LOC106309758 gene encoding 3-oxoacyl-[acyl-carrier-protein] reductase FabG isoform X2 translates to MMRNVGSSSSSGKGIAAVVGVGPQLGRSVARKFAHEGYTVAILARDLGRLSRVAEEIAREEKAQVFAIRIDCADPRSVREAFEGVLSLGFVEVLVYNAYHSSSSYPSHHPTSFTHVPFQSFQTSISVSVFAAFLCAQQVIPGMMDKGKGTILFSGCSASLNGVAGFSELCCGKFALRALSQCLAREYQAFGIHVAHVIIDGVVGPPSIHFLNLEIYGERRKRGELLLESPTLQRSTLLTDWHIKHLERKKK
- the LOC106309758 gene encoding 3-oxoacyl-[acyl-carrier-protein] reductase FabG isoform X1; translation: MMRNVGSSSSSGKGIAAVVGVGPQLGRSVARKFAHEGYTVAILARDLGRLSRVAEEIAREEKAQVFAIRIDCADPRSVREAFEGVLSLGFVEVLVYNAYHSSSSYPSHHPTSFTHVPFQSFQTSISVSVFAAFLCAQQVIPGMMDKGKGTILFSGCSASLNGVAGFSELCCGKFALRALSQCLAREYQAFGIHVAHVIIDGVVGPPRERNIAPRGTVAEQSFNTGGQDGEGEGESSGVMGMDPDVLAQTYWSLHVQDQRAWTQELDIRPSNTRF